The following are from one region of the Gemmatimonadales bacterium genome:
- the panB gene encoding 3-methyl-2-oxobutanoate hydroxymethyltransferase, with the protein MKTESRPLTVLDLLAMKAAGRRIVMLTCYDAVFARLLEQADVDVLLVGDSLNQVIAGQETTLSATLEQMIYHAAAVRRAARTSLVFVDLPFLTYQVTVADAIRNAGRVLQETGAHGVKLEGGRPMAETVRALVDRGIPVIGHLGLTPQSVHALGGYRVQGRDPGAAERLLTDAKALEEAGACAVVLELLPGELAKKISAALTIPTIGIGAGPGCDGQVLVLHDMLGLNEGFNPKFLKRFGALGEAVREAVRAYGAEVRSGSYPGREHSFD; encoded by the coding sequence ATGAAGACTGAGTCACGCCCCCTCACCGTGCTCGATCTGCTCGCCATGAAGGCGGCCGGCCGGCGGATCGTGATGCTCACCTGCTACGACGCGGTATTCGCCCGGCTGCTGGAGCAGGCCGACGTGGATGTCCTCCTGGTCGGCGACTCGCTCAACCAGGTCATCGCGGGCCAGGAGACCACCCTGAGCGCGACGCTGGAGCAGATGATCTACCACGCCGCCGCCGTCCGCCGCGCGGCGCGCACCTCGCTGGTCTTCGTCGATCTTCCCTTTCTGACGTATCAAGTCACCGTTGCCGACGCGATCCGGAACGCCGGGCGGGTGCTGCAGGAGACCGGGGCCCACGGAGTGAAGCTCGAGGGCGGTCGGCCGATGGCGGAGACGGTGCGCGCTCTGGTGGACCGGGGCATTCCCGTCATCGGGCACCTGGGCTTGACGCCGCAGTCGGTGCACGCGCTCGGGGGCTACCGGGTGCAGGGGCGTGATCCTGGCGCGGCCGAGCGGCTGCTGACCGATGCCAAGGCGCTGGAGGAGGCGGGCGCCTGCGCGGTGGTGCTGGAGCTGCTTCCGGGTGAGCTCGCGAAAAAAATCTCCGCTGCGCTCACCATTCCGACGATCGGCATCGGCGCCGGCCCCGGCTGCGACGGGCAGGTGCTGGTGCTCCACGACATGCTCGGCCTCAACGAAGGATTCAATCCGAAATTTCTCAAGCGCTTCGGCGCGCTGGGCGAAGCGGTGCGGGAGGCGGTGCGCGCGTACGGTGCGGAGGTGCGGAGCGGGAGTTACCCGGGCCGGGAGCACAGCTTTGACTAG
- the panC gene encoding pantoate--beta-alanine ligase: MAAPHSPMLDLTTIVDLRRWVREHRRAGRRVALVPTMGFLHEGHLRLVDEARRRAEAVVMSIFVNPLQFGPNEDLDRYPRDLPRDRRLAESRGVDALFLPTETMMYPPGSEIRVVPGPTGARWEGAARPGHFAGVLTVVAKLFHLVEPDVACFGRKDVQQATLVRQMVRDLDWAIDIVIVPTVRESDGLALSSRNAYLSPEDRRTALGLSAALREAHAAWREGERRAEPIEARMRRTLAAFPQASIEYIAIADPTTLAPVTMAEPETVVAVAARVGTTRLIDNIVLGTGIE; the protein is encoded by the coding sequence ATGGCGGCGCCCCACTCCCCCATGCTGGATCTCACCACCATTGTCGACCTGCGGCGCTGGGTGCGCGAGCACCGGCGGGCAGGGCGTCGCGTCGCCCTGGTGCCGACCATGGGCTTCCTCCACGAAGGGCACCTGCGTCTGGTGGACGAAGCGCGCCGCCGCGCCGAGGCCGTGGTCATGAGCATCTTCGTCAATCCGCTGCAGTTCGGCCCCAACGAGGATCTCGACCGCTATCCTCGTGATCTCCCGCGCGACCGGCGGCTGGCCGAATCCCGCGGCGTGGACGCGCTGTTCCTGCCCACCGAGACCATGATGTACCCGCCGGGCTCCGAGATTCGGGTGGTGCCGGGTCCCACCGGCGCGCGCTGGGAAGGCGCCGCCCGGCCGGGCCATTTCGCCGGGGTGCTCACTGTCGTGGCCAAGCTCTTCCACCTGGTCGAGCCCGACGTGGCCTGCTTCGGACGCAAGGATGTTCAGCAGGCCACCCTCGTGCGCCAGATGGTGCGTGACCTCGACTGGGCGATCGACATCGTGATCGTCCCGACGGTGCGGGAGTCCGACGGACTCGCCCTCAGCAGCCGCAACGCGTACCTGTCGCCGGAGGACCGGCGGACCGCGCTGGGCTTGAGTGCGGCGCTGCGGGAGGCCCACGCGGCATGGCGGGAGGGCGAGCGGCGGGCCGAGCCGATCGAAGCGCGGATGCGCCGCACGCTCGCGGCGTTTCCCCAGGCGAGCATCGAGTACATCGCCATTGCCGATCCGACGACGCTCGCGCCGGTGACCATGGCGGAGCCCGAGACCGTAGTGGCGGTCGCGGCCCGGGTGGGAACCACCAGGCTGATCGACAATATCGTGCTGGGCACCGGCATCGAATGA
- a CDS encoding CoA ester lyase — MSHTRHEPARPRLQRSELAVPGSQPALFGKALEGSADYIFLDLEDAVAPGDKERARANVIAGLKEHDWRGRGKTICVRINGIDTHYMYRDLVDVVEQAGHWLDTVLIPKVGVPADVYLVDALLTQIESARGIPHRIGIDVLIETALGMAHIEAIAQSSRRLEAMHFGVADYAASCRARTVSIGGLNPDYPGDQWHAGLARLVVACRAYGLRPIDGPFGDFKDPDGYLAAARRGAALGIEGKWAIHPSQIDLANRVFTPPAAEVERAQRILAALDEAARDGRGAAQLDGKMIDAASARMAQNVVDTARAIGTPH, encoded by the coding sequence ATGAGCCACACCCGGCACGAACCGGCGCGCCCGCGGCTGCAACGGAGCGAGCTGGCGGTGCCGGGCTCGCAACCGGCGCTGTTCGGCAAGGCGCTGGAAGGGAGCGCGGACTACATCTTCCTCGATCTGGAGGACGCGGTCGCGCCGGGCGACAAGGAGCGGGCCCGCGCCAACGTGATCGCCGGGCTCAAGGAGCACGACTGGCGCGGCCGCGGGAAGACGATCTGCGTCCGGATCAACGGGATCGACACGCACTACATGTACCGGGATCTGGTCGACGTGGTCGAGCAGGCGGGCCATTGGCTCGATACCGTTCTGATTCCCAAAGTGGGCGTGCCGGCCGACGTCTATTTGGTCGATGCGCTGCTCACCCAGATCGAGAGCGCCAGGGGAATTCCTCACCGCATCGGGATCGACGTGCTGATCGAGACGGCGCTCGGCATGGCCCATATCGAGGCCATCGCGCAGTCGAGCCGCCGGCTCGAGGCGATGCACTTCGGGGTCGCGGACTACGCGGCGAGCTGCCGGGCGCGCACCGTCAGCATCGGCGGCCTCAACCCGGACTACCCCGGCGACCAGTGGCACGCCGGCCTCGCCCGGTTGGTCGTGGCCTGCCGGGCCTACGGACTCCGCCCGATCGATGGTCCCTTCGGTGACTTCAAGGACCCGGACGGCTACCTCGCCGCGGCTCGCCGCGGCGCCGCGCTTGGCATCGAAGGGAAGTGGGCCATCCATCCGTCGCAGATCGATCTCGCCAACCGGGTGTTCACCCCTCCGGCGGCGGAAGTGGAGCGGGCTCAGCGCATCCTGGCGGCGCTGGACGAGGCGGCGCGGGACGGCCGCGGCGCGGCGCAGCTCGACGGCAAGATGATCGACGCGGCGTCCGCCCGGATGGCGCAGAACGTGGTCGATACGGCGCGGGCGATCGGGACACCGCACTGA
- a CDS encoding malate--CoA ligase subunit beta — protein MDIHEYQAKELLAGFGVAIPRGGVAYSPEQAVYRASEIGGARWAVKAQIHSGARGKAGGIKLCSNEDEVRQAAKSLLGKRLVTHQTGPEGRVVHRLYVEAAVPIEREIYLGLVLDRKSERIMVVASAQGGMEIEEIARNSPDTIVREVVEPAVGMTAFQAREVAFGLGLTPAQVSRAVTTLLGAYRAFRDLDATMVEINPLVLTTDGQVLALDCKMTFDDNAMFRRPNVSELRDYAEEDPREAQAAEHGLNYVALDGNIGCIINGAGLAMATMDMIKHAGGSPANFLDVGGGASPDRVAAAFRLVLSDPNIEAMLVNIFAGINRCDWVAQGVVQATRETQLTIPLVVRLAGTNVEEGRRILHDSGLPIITAETLSEAADRVVAALTTRRTPAGPGRASGDVAGGNGQP, from the coding sequence GTGGATATCCACGAGTACCAGGCCAAGGAGCTTCTCGCCGGCTTCGGCGTGGCGATTCCGCGCGGCGGCGTGGCGTACAGCCCGGAGCAGGCGGTCTACCGGGCCTCGGAGATCGGTGGCGCGCGCTGGGCGGTGAAGGCCCAGATCCATTCCGGCGCCCGGGGCAAGGCCGGCGGCATCAAGCTCTGCTCCAACGAGGATGAGGTGCGCCAGGCGGCCAAGAGCCTCCTGGGAAAGCGGCTGGTGACCCACCAGACGGGGCCCGAAGGCCGGGTGGTCCATCGGTTGTACGTCGAGGCCGCGGTGCCGATCGAGCGGGAGATCTACCTGGGCCTGGTGCTCGACCGGAAGAGCGAGCGGATCATGGTGGTCGCCTCGGCGCAGGGCGGAATGGAGATCGAGGAGATCGCCCGGAACTCCCCGGACACCATCGTCCGCGAGGTGGTCGAGCCGGCCGTCGGCATGACCGCTTTCCAGGCCCGCGAGGTGGCCTTCGGACTGGGACTCACCCCGGCGCAGGTGAGCCGGGCCGTCACCACGCTGCTTGGCGCCTATCGCGCCTTCCGCGATCTCGACGCCACCATGGTGGAGATCAACCCGCTGGTGCTCACCACCGATGGACAGGTGCTGGCGCTCGATTGCAAGATGACCTTCGACGACAATGCGATGTTCCGCCGGCCCAACGTGAGCGAGCTGCGGGACTACGCCGAGGAGGATCCCCGCGAGGCGCAAGCGGCGGAGCACGGGCTCAACTACGTGGCGCTGGACGGGAACATCGGGTGCATCATCAACGGCGCCGGCCTCGCCATGGCCACGATGGACATGATCAAGCACGCCGGCGGCTCGCCGGCCAACTTTCTCGACGTGGGCGGCGGTGCCTCTCCCGACCGGGTGGCGGCCGCGTTCCGGCTGGTCCTCTCGGATCCCAATATCGAAGCCATGCTGGTGAACATCTTTGCCGGCATCAACCGGTGCGACTGGGTGGCGCAGGGCGTGGTGCAGGCCACCCGGGAGACCCAGCTCACCATTCCACTGGTGGTGCGGCTGGCCGGCACCAACGTCGAGGAGGGGCGCCGCATCCTCCATGACAGCGGGCTCCCCATCATCACCGCGGAGACTCTCTCGGAAGCCGCCGACCGGGTGGTCGCGGCGCTCACGACCAGGCGCACCCCCGCGGGCCCCGGCCGGGCCTCGGGCGACGTCGCCGGAGGCAACGGACAGCCATGA
- a CDS encoding methyl-accepting chemotaxis protein, protein MKLDVQRMLDRYARVLSTGGLIVAAAALAVDLRWLDQPIAVLLLTLTVLALRAAPVRLSKYSYLTQTGVPALVGGICVGPSPVVLALLIGTFTSDVLWLRKLPRAGLINAGREVLAFLSAYGPYAAVLAASGAPDLSLDFLPAAAIFVCFYFFAGRSLFYFTLLIRDKLEHAEKILILRWEIISYLLTLAATVVVVGSLRVLAPVGWITVGFALGLFGLLTRRILEEAIGAEDLNKVHLMEAAIASNATLQGSFDQIERLAYRLIDWGDFRIYRATADGPALTYRGALGRPGRGDPPDEITQFRLEAMTTSKTVIVKDVRKDPRVQRPMPQIGSLVIHPIRFGDELLGTVEVDHPKRHAYGAKDLLALSTLANQMATAIHITELRRPLLSTVEQIGGQVTALARVTDSLRTSASALADASQGMHQGASELERFVAGGLRATDALSAASRAMSTQGAQAADASGTAAEVAVRNRAVIGDAIDRLVGLKGFVSASADQVGTLGRLTARITGFIGTIREIADLTNLIALNAAIEAARAGAGGRGFAVVADEVRDLAAQSLHAAGEARVLLEEIAGQVATVASQMERGRQAVAGVEELSADAAMALEAIVGTTREAGEHARAIARTAAEQLEAVGGLTGQIQQVAAGSARTRNDTEALARRAAEAASGQVDLERAIRELGDVATDLQRIVSHFAVES, encoded by the coding sequence ATGAAGCTGGACGTTCAGCGAATGCTCGATCGTTACGCCCGGGTGCTCTCGACCGGAGGCCTCATCGTGGCGGCCGCCGCCCTGGCCGTCGACCTCCGCTGGCTGGATCAGCCGATCGCGGTCCTGCTGCTCACGCTGACGGTGCTCGCGTTGCGCGCCGCGCCCGTCCGGCTGAGCAAGTATTCCTACCTCACCCAGACCGGCGTCCCGGCCCTGGTCGGCGGGATCTGTGTCGGTCCCAGTCCGGTGGTGCTGGCGCTCCTGATCGGCACCTTCACCTCCGATGTGCTCTGGCTCAGGAAGCTTCCCCGCGCCGGACTGATCAATGCCGGACGCGAGGTGCTCGCCTTCCTCTCCGCCTACGGCCCCTACGCCGCGGTGCTGGCGGCGAGCGGCGCGCCCGACCTCTCGCTCGACTTCCTGCCCGCCGCCGCGATCTTCGTCTGTTTCTATTTCTTCGCCGGGCGGAGCCTGTTCTACTTCACCCTGCTGATCCGCGACAAGCTGGAGCACGCGGAGAAGATCCTCATTCTCCGCTGGGAGATCATCAGCTATCTCCTGACCCTCGCCGCCACCGTGGTGGTGGTCGGCTCGCTCAGGGTCCTGGCCCCCGTCGGTTGGATCACCGTGGGCTTCGCGCTGGGGCTGTTCGGGCTGCTCACCCGGCGCATTCTGGAAGAGGCGATCGGTGCCGAGGACCTGAACAAGGTTCACCTGATGGAGGCGGCCATCGCCAGCAACGCGACGTTGCAGGGGTCGTTTGATCAGATCGAGCGGTTGGCGTACCGGCTGATCGATTGGGGGGACTTCCGGATCTATCGCGCAACGGCCGACGGGCCGGCGCTGACCTATCGCGGCGCGCTGGGGCGGCCGGGCCGGGGCGATCCGCCGGACGAGATCACCCAGTTCCGCCTGGAAGCGATGACCACCAGCAAAACCGTGATCGTCAAGGATGTTCGCAAGGATCCGCGGGTGCAGCGGCCGATGCCGCAGATCGGGAGCCTCGTCATCCACCCGATCCGCTTCGGGGACGAGCTCCTGGGCACGGTCGAGGTGGACCATCCCAAGCGCCACGCCTATGGCGCCAAGGATCTGCTGGCGCTCAGCACCCTCGCCAACCAGATGGCGACCGCCATTCACATCACCGAGCTGCGCCGGCCGCTGCTCAGCACCGTGGAGCAGATCGGCGGCCAGGTGACGGCGCTCGCCCGGGTCACCGACTCGTTGCGCACCTCGGCCAGCGCGCTGGCGGACGCGTCCCAGGGCATGCACCAGGGCGCGTCCGAGCTGGAGCGCTTCGTCGCAGGGGGCCTGCGGGCCACCGACGCCCTGTCCGCCGCGTCCCGTGCCATGTCGACCCAGGGGGCGCAAGCCGCGGATGCGAGTGGCACCGCCGCTGAGGTGGCGGTGCGGAACCGCGCCGTCATCGGTGACGCGATCGACCGGCTGGTGGGATTGAAAGGATTCGTCTCCGCCAGCGCCGACCAGGTGGGAACGCTGGGTCGTCTCACCGCGCGCATCACCGGGTTCATCGGCACCATCCGGGAGATCGCCGACCTCACCAACCTGATCGCGCTCAACGCGGCCATCGAGGCGGCCCGGGCCGGAGCCGGAGGTCGTGGGTTCGCCGTGGTGGCCGACGAGGTACGCGACCTGGCCGCCCAGAGCCTGCACGCGGCCGGGGAGGCGCGGGTACTGCTGGAGGAGATCGCGGGGCAGGTCGCCACGGTGGCATCGCAGATGGAGCGCGGCCGGCAGGCGGTGGCCGGCGTGGAGGAGCTGAGCGCGGACGCCGCCATGGCACTGGAGGCCATCGTCGGCACCACCCGGGAGGCCGGCGAGCACGCCCGCGCCATCGCCCGCACCGCGGCCGAGCAGCTGGAGGCGGTGGGTGGGCTCACCGGTCAGATCCAGCAGGTGGCGGCCGGCAGCGCCCGGACCCGGAACGACACCGAGGCGCTGGCGCGGCGCGCCGCCGAGGCGGCCTCGGGTCAGGTCGACCTGGAGCGCGCGATCCGCGAGCTGGGCGACGTGGCCACCGATCTGCAGCGCATCGTGAGCCACTTCGCCGTCGAGAGCTGA
- a CDS encoding DUF4147 domain-containing protein: MVSFPADRTAIPASRELLVELYTVATAAVDPAPALARRLRGLHPDSRAHRWVVALGKAACPMARAAVEVLAEWGAEPAGGLIVGPADDSSPHPRLRVVRGDHPEPGAGSLEAALALEQTATRVGPDDEVWVLLSGGTTSLIGAPEEGLSPAELSGLYALLLGSGLDITAMNRIRKRFSRWGGGRLALALAPARVRVYAVSDVIGDDLASIGSGPCVPDPTTAADVRRLLQESKLWDRVPQTARRLVTAVEAGEKPETPKPGDQAFARVSVELIASNRLALEAAAKRAAELGLAPVIEGTPLAGEAAAAGASVAALLLQHCGRGEIPQPEASTRCIIWGGETTVTLGSSAGMGGRCQELALAAARTLAGTRTGPALLAAGTDGRDGPTDAAGAIVDGRTWDAVQDAGRDPARDLAAHDAYHALDAAGALLRPGLTGTNVMDVVIGIC; this comes from the coding sequence TTGGTCTCTTTCCCTGCCGATCGCACCGCCATCCCGGCCAGTCGCGAGCTGCTGGTTGAGCTGTATACCGTTGCTACAGCAGCGGTTGACCCAGCCCCAGCCCTCGCGCGCCGGCTCCGCGGTCTCCACCCCGACTCGCGGGCGCACCGCTGGGTCGTGGCTCTCGGCAAGGCCGCATGCCCCATGGCGCGGGCCGCCGTCGAGGTGCTGGCGGAGTGGGGTGCTGAGCCCGCCGGCGGGCTGATCGTCGGGCCGGCCGATGATTCGTCTCCCCACCCTCGCCTCCGCGTTGTCCGCGGTGACCACCCCGAGCCCGGTGCCGGATCGCTGGAGGCCGCCCTGGCCCTGGAGCAGACCGCCACGCGGGTTGGCCCGGACGACGAGGTGTGGGTGCTCCTGTCAGGCGGAACCACCAGCCTCATCGGCGCACCCGAGGAGGGGCTCTCCCCTGCCGAGCTGTCCGGGCTCTACGCGTTGCTGCTCGGCTCCGGTCTCGACATCACGGCCATGAACCGGATCCGGAAGCGCTTCTCCCGTTGGGGCGGCGGCCGGCTCGCCTTGGCACTCGCCCCGGCCCGCGTCCGGGTCTACGCGGTGTCCGACGTCATCGGCGACGACCTCGCCTCGATCGGCTCCGGTCCCTGCGTTCCCGACCCGACCACCGCGGCCGACGTGCGCCGGCTGCTCCAGGAGTCGAAGCTCTGGGACCGCGTGCCACAGACTGCCCGCCGCCTGGTCACCGCTGTCGAGGCCGGAGAAAAGCCGGAGACGCCAAAGCCTGGCGATCAGGCCTTCGCGCGGGTGTCCGTCGAGCTGATCGCCAGTAACAGGCTGGCCCTCGAAGCTGCGGCCAAGCGGGCGGCCGAGTTGGGCCTCGCTCCGGTGATTGAGGGGACGCCGCTCGCCGGGGAGGCGGCGGCGGCCGGAGCGAGTGTAGCCGCTTTACTCCTCCAACATTGCGGTCGCGGGGAGATCCCGCAACCTGAGGCCAGTACCCGGTGCATCATCTGGGGAGGGGAGACGACCGTGACCCTCGGCTCGTCGGCCGGCATGGGAGGCCGTTGTCAGGAGCTGGCCCTGGCCGCGGCCCGGACGCTTGCAGGCACGAGGACTGGGCCCGCCCTGCTCGCCGCCGGTACCGATGGCCGGGACGGACCAACCGACGCTGCTGGAGCCATCGTGGACGGCCGCACCTGGGATGCCGTGCAGGATGCGGGGCGCGATCCGGCGCGGGACCTCGCTGCCCACGATGCCTACCATGCCCTGGACGCGGCCGGCGCCCTGCTCCGCCCGGGCCTCACCGGAACCAACGTCATGGATGTGGTCATCGGGATCTGTTGA
- a CDS encoding alanine--glyoxylate aminotransferase family protein: protein MAGRNFLFVPGPTNVPDRVLRAMHIAMEDHRSSAFPALATPVLEDLKKIFRTTSGQAFIFPATGTGGWEAALSNTLSPGDRVLASRYGQFSHLWIDLAQRIGLKVDVLDVEWGEGAPLDRIEEALVADKAHEIKGVLVVHNETATGVTSDVAGARKAIDRAKHPALLYVDGVSSIGSLDFRMDEWGVDLAVTGSQKGLMLPAGLGIVAASPKALARREQARCARVFFDFGDMLKATATGYFPYTPSLPLLYGLRESIDMLLEEGLENVYARHHRLAEGVRLAVKAWGLELCARAPRWYSDTVSAILVPPGVNGADVIDVAYRRYDLALGAGLARMAGKLFRIGHLGDLNELMLLGALAGAEMAMRDVGIKVTPGSGVAAASEYYRGTAKALPTRESAPRAPDAQPAVAAAGAR, encoded by the coding sequence ATGGCCGGCCGCAACTTTCTCTTCGTCCCCGGGCCTACCAATGTGCCCGACCGTGTCCTCCGCGCCATGCACATCGCGATGGAGGACCATCGCTCCTCCGCGTTCCCCGCGCTCGCCACGCCGGTGCTGGAGGATCTCAAGAAGATCTTCCGGACCACCTCGGGCCAGGCGTTCATCTTTCCGGCCACCGGCACGGGGGGCTGGGAGGCTGCCCTCAGCAACACGCTCTCGCCCGGCGATCGGGTGCTGGCCTCGCGATACGGCCAGTTCAGCCACCTGTGGATCGACCTGGCCCAGCGCATCGGCCTCAAGGTCGACGTGCTCGATGTCGAGTGGGGCGAGGGTGCGCCGCTCGACCGGATCGAGGAGGCGCTGGTGGCCGACAAGGCGCACGAGATCAAAGGCGTGCTGGTGGTGCACAACGAGACCGCCACCGGGGTCACCAGCGACGTGGCCGGCGCCCGCAAGGCAATCGATCGCGCCAAGCATCCGGCGCTGCTCTACGTCGACGGTGTGAGCTCGATCGGCAGTCTCGATTTCCGGATGGACGAGTGGGGTGTGGACCTCGCCGTGACCGGCTCCCAGAAAGGCCTGATGCTGCCGGCCGGCCTGGGCATCGTCGCGGCCAGTCCCAAAGCGCTCGCCCGGCGGGAGCAGGCCAGGTGCGCGCGGGTGTTCTTCGATTTCGGCGACATGCTGAAGGCAACCGCCACCGGGTATTTCCCCTACACTCCCTCGCTGCCGCTCCTCTATGGGCTGCGCGAATCGATCGACATGCTGCTGGAGGAGGGGCTGGAGAACGTCTACGCCCGGCACCACCGGCTGGCCGAGGGTGTGCGGCTGGCGGTGAAGGCATGGGGACTCGAGCTCTGCGCCCGCGCGCCCAGGTGGTACTCGGACACAGTGAGCGCGATCCTGGTGCCGCCCGGTGTCAACGGCGCCGACGTGATCGACGTGGCCTACCGGCGCTACGATCTCGCGCTGGGCGCCGGCCTGGCGCGGATGGCGGGCAAGCTGTTCCGCATCGGCCACCTGGGCGACCTGAACGAGCTGATGCTGCTCGGCGCTCTCGCCGGCGCAGAGATGGCCATGCGGGATGTCGGCATCAAGGTCACCCCGGGCAGCGGCGTCGCCGCGGCGTCGGAGTACTATCGCGGCACCGCCAAGGCGTTGCCCACTCGCGAGAGTGCGCCCCGCGCGCCCGACGCGCAGCCCGCCGTCGCGGCCGCCGGAGCCCGATGA
- the folK gene encoding 2-amino-4-hydroxy-6-hydroxymethyldihydropteridine diphosphokinase, whose translation MGPPARQRVYVALGSNVGDRSAHLRHARQALGALPGTALVAASGVEETAPLGGMDQPPYLNQMVLLETELEPRALLEACQAIEREAGRIRTARWGPRTLDLDIVRFGERHLAEPDLIIPHPELPNRDFWLRELAELQPYDRGPT comes from the coding sequence GTGGGGCCCCCCGCGCGCCAGCGGGTCTACGTGGCGCTGGGCAGCAACGTCGGAGATCGCTCGGCTCACCTGCGGCATGCCCGCCAGGCGCTCGGGGCCCTGCCCGGAACGGCGCTGGTGGCCGCGTCCGGCGTGGAGGAGACCGCGCCGCTGGGCGGCATGGACCAGCCGCCTTATCTCAATCAGATGGTGTTGCTGGAGACCGAGCTCGAGCCGCGCGCCTTGCTCGAGGCGTGTCAGGCCATCGAGCGCGAGGCTGGCCGGATCCGTACCGCCCGCTGGGGGCCTCGAACGCTCGATCTCGACATCGTCCGGTTCGGCGAGCGTCATCTGGCCGAGCCCGACCTTATCATTCCTCATCCGGAGCTGCCCAATCGCGACTTCTGGCTGCGAGAGCTGGCGGAGCTGCAACCCTACGATCGCGGACCGACATGA
- a CDS encoding HD domain-containing protein — MTAPEADASLRSPELRPTLPAWAVVSPERRAHIERVAQLASRWAEEIGVPDNERNRWLRAVWLHDALRDAPIEELESWASSTPGPARIRHGPASAARAKAEGETDRGVLDAVRYHSIGLAEWDMVGRVLYCADYLEPGRPQDPEHRAELARRFPQEPQAVLRQIATERLAHLVQSGWPLPEPTVRFWNSLVAGSSASR, encoded by the coding sequence ATGACCGCTCCGGAAGCGGATGCCTCGCTTCGATCGCCCGAGCTCCGGCCGACGCTGCCGGCCTGGGCGGTGGTCAGTCCCGAGCGGCGCGCCCATATCGAGCGGGTGGCCCAGCTCGCCTCCCGCTGGGCTGAGGAGATCGGAGTTCCGGACAACGAGCGCAATCGCTGGCTCCGCGCGGTCTGGCTGCACGATGCGCTGCGCGACGCGCCGATCGAGGAGCTGGAGAGCTGGGCCTCGAGCACACCAGGCCCCGCGCGCATCCGGCACGGCCCCGCCAGCGCCGCACGCGCCAAAGCCGAGGGCGAGACCGACCGCGGCGTGCTGGACGCAGTGCGCTACCATTCGATCGGACTGGCGGAGTGGGACATGGTGGGACGGGTGCTCTACTGTGCCGACTACCTGGAGCCCGGACGACCGCAGGACCCGGAGCATCGCGCCGAGCTGGCCCGGCGCTTCCCCCAGGAGCCCCAGGCGGTGCTGCGGCAGATCGCCACCGAGCGCCTCGCACACCTCGTCCAGTCCGGCTGGCCCCTGCCCGAACCCACGGTCCGTTTCTGGAACAGTCTCGTCGCCGGATCGTCCGCCTCACGCTGA
- a CDS encoding LytR C-terminal domain-containing protein, with protein sequence MALLTLLALLLPARREQVEGHAYAIPSGKNRIVVEVLNGTRRPGFARVATRVLREQGLDVVFFGNAEGPIESTRVVVRRGDPGRGKEVADALGAGRVVIQPDTLRRVDVSVLLGDDYRPRLPLHP encoded by the coding sequence GTGGCCCTGCTGACCTTGCTGGCCTTGCTCCTGCCCGCCCGCCGCGAGCAGGTGGAGGGACACGCCTACGCTATCCCGTCCGGCAAGAATCGAATTGTGGTCGAGGTGTTGAACGGTACCCGCCGTCCGGGATTCGCCCGGGTGGCCACTCGGGTCCTGCGGGAACAGGGTCTCGACGTGGTGTTCTTCGGCAACGCGGAGGGTCCGATCGAGAGCACCCGTGTGGTCGTGCGTCGCGGCGATCCGGGGCGGGGCAAGGAGGTGGCCGACGCGCTCGGCGCCGGTCGGGTGGTGATTCAGCCGGACACGCTGCGGCGGGTGGATGTGAGCGTGCTCCTGGGTGACGACTACCGGCCTCGACTCCCGCTGCATCCCTGA